The sequence ccagctaatggactgtaattcaaaaaaaaatcaaattgactgtaaattctaccgcgcaaaaaaagactgtaaattctgaaaaaatgggttgaatacatgccacatttttggaggctgaaatgtgggccaataggtcgaagctaACGCAAGTtgttgtcaacttaatcaacaaatgattctgacatcgttagccattggatttacatgcaacgaccggcatccatcttcaatctctcgtcttcttcctccatcgccgccgggaccacctcccgcctcctgctgctagcaactctgcttagcacgcttcgctgtgaagcactACTCCACcattggtcaggccatccctccacccctccacatctcatgttcttctccaccgactgccgaaccacaccgcactagaaccaattaaccctcatacacctctccgtctgtgactctactcccacgtcttcccatctccggctcgttgttgtccggggcctcgccgtcgtccaccaccttggatgcactcggcgcggcgtggtcaacgtggtcaacgaacgacaccatcggaagtagactgtgtgtggagaggctgacagctgggtccacggtcgcacacaaggaaatgcctccttattacgcgcaaaataatgattcctccacctgacagctgggacccaccgaaagggcctctgtatttcgcgaaaaaatgtgcccccagctgacaagtcggacccaccagctatcttcgcacgcaaggaagtgcctccttattacgcacaaaaaaatgaatactccccctgccagctggaacctagcatagtgggaggctgacttgtgggcctaccaagttgatggggatggagggctttgtcaacttagtcaatatgaacgattctagctcctgttaccgtacgatgttcatccaacggccgtagtgcttcttcaacctctggtcttattgctccagccgcccaaaccagcgtcggtcgtgccgcgtgctctacctcccatggccgactgtgatgtcgcggaggcctcaccgccccctactactcccaccgctggccaggccatccctctactcacccacaccccctgttattctgcggcgacagcagcctcacaccgcagccgaactagtgaaccctcgtactcctcttcgcgtgggcatccactgtcgcgtcttcccggctccgcgttgtccccttcctaggcctcgctgtcgtccatcgccctagtgctctcggtgcggcgtggtcaacgtggtgagaggctgacagctgggtccacggctgcagcaaggaagtgcctccttattacgcagaaaataatgattcctccacctgacggcagtgacccactggatgggccaccgtatttcgcgaaaaaaacttttccccctgactgctgggacctaccagctatatcttcgcatgcaaggaagtgcgtccatattacgggcaaaaaaatgattcgcctcctgactgctgggacccaccagctacatcttcgcacgcaaggaagtgcgtctaggcaaaagaaaacgattcgcccccctgactgctaggacccaccagctacatcttcacatgcaaggaagtgcctgacagtcgggccccacctagtagcattgtcattctggtcgcgaacgtgtatgtacatattggtcgatgtagaggcgcgcacgtagcttgtacacgtacgtacagcggccagagtgcaagaaagaaaatacggccacgtacgtacatacgggcggggtctcgaatgcctactcgcacatacgtacggccagggctcgtgtacatggctgggtcggaacggagaaaatccgttgtcgtcgtgttcatggggaggcaacggaatgcgtcgtgttcatcgggaggcaacggaatgcgtcgtgttcatcgggaggcaacagaacgcgtgggagccaatcggcttggacggaacaggtgatggaaatgaggcatggcgtaccgcagaacggagaaacgaccttgtgttcgaccagccacgttcaaaatgggatcctgttcatcaggaggggtctggcgtactacaaagtagaggaaacggacttatgttggagctcctacggtcgaaatagggtcctgttgatcgggaggggtgtggcgtaccgcaaaacggaggaaacggacttgtgttggagcgctacagtcaaaacgggggtcctgttcatcgggaggggtgtggcgtaccgcaaaacgggactccatgggatattgttcatctccaccgtcgacctcctccagcctccacgagctaatattcatccaccgttgacctcctccagcctccacctgcgactgttcctccacgggctcctgttcatccaacctccaccgcgcgctactccacccgctactgttcaaccacccctctccacgggctcctgttcaaccacccctccacggactactattcatccacccctccacgtctactattcatccagccctccacggggtcgtcctgttcatccagccctccacggggtcctgttcatccagccccaactggctcgatcgatcggggttctgttcatccagaggcaacaccacggggtcctgttcatccacccccaccactcactgttcatccaaccccacccccaccccctccgtaacgctcactgttcatccaaaggcagcatcaatcgccttcagttagcagcagtagcaaaggaatcgctcgatcgggttcagttaacacccatcgatagatcgctcgggttcagtaatgcgtagcctgcagtccaatcgctcgggttcagttagagcccaacgcctcgctcgggttcagttacagcccaacgcctcgcacacacgcgtgtacgtgtacaagagaaacacgcatcgctcggcccccgccacccaccataaccgggaactcgccgaaattttcctcgccctcgcttctactacgttttttctgtcatggacagcccaaagaatgtcatgcagctgcgtcttcggcccgcccaggacgaaaagcccattttatgtcatgattttttgtcatagaagtaggagcccaccgccCAGGTTGAAGACGACGCCACCGCTCGATCCTTCACATGATCATGACTTTCGCCCACAAATCTTGACCCGAGAGCAGTGGAAGCGCAAAACTCCTTGACGGCGGCTCCAAGAAGGATAGTGATGCCCACGGGCGCCGTCGCAACTGGCCGACAAGCGTTCGTGAGGCTTTTGCCTGGAGCAGCATGACCAACACTCCCACACAACACTCCATTGGCCCGCACACCTCTGACGCAGCAAACACGCCACCACCGCGCCAGAGCCACATTCGCCCTCGCCATTCATCTGCCAAAATAGACGAGCCAGATCCAACATCTGGCACCCACCACCGCTACACGAGCACCCCCACGCCGGAGAACGGAGCTCCCAACTGTGGCAGAATCTCCACCGACGCAGATAACCAGAACCGGCCAAAGCCGGTCAGATCTAGCGAGCTGGCACTCCATCGACAAGATCCCACACGGGGACGAGCTCGCACAAGCAGGACCAGGGGGACGCCATCCCTCCTAGCCCAGCGGGAGAAGAACTGTCGAGCGACGCTATGAGGCCACGACGTCGCCGGAGTTGCCACGCTGAAGAGGAAAACATCGGGCAGCAAGGGGGCCGAGCTTCCTCCACCGCGAGCAGCTGGCGCGCAGTAGCACCGCGCCCAGGCCCGACCACCACGCCACCCAAGCGGCCGTAGCAACCGTCATTGCCACGAAGACCGAGGCCGCTGCCCCGGGACCCAGGCTTCACCTCGCCCTTCGCTACGGCCGGATGTCCCCCTCCCCTTAGAGGAAggggcccgccgccaccgcggtAGGGGCCGGCGGTAGCGGCAGCAAGGGAGGAGCGGGAGACCGGACCCGCCGGCACTAGTGGCCCCCCGGGAAGTCTCAGGAGGAGAcggcgcgagggagagggggaTGGATAAGAGGAAGTAGTAACATGGACTATTAACAAAAGCATGtaactagtctaagttactccccactatggatAGTCTGATGGGGTTTGCATGATGGTGGTAGATTTTCCAAGATCCGAGACTTTCATCATGTGGTAATGATGGTAGACTGCCTAGAGGTTGTGCACCTCTCTAATTCTCGCCGTGACTCCCATTCCATTGTGGCTTTGTTCCATTTGGAAGTTGTAGACTTGCCTTTTTTTTCTTTAGTTCCTTAATTATCCAACATGTAAACAGAGAGTTGAATTGATTTCAAACCATGTTAAGAATCTGACCCTCCTAGTCGCTCATTCAATCTTCTAGCGCACATTGGTGCTACGCGTGCGGTTTACTTGTCGGTCACTGATAGTTGTATTGATTCTGAACCTCCTTCCTCATCAGGCTTCGTTCGCTTAATCCTGCCCCGCCGAGATTGGAGTCAAAACTTCGTGGATCGGTCGGGTATATATCCTCGATTGCTTCATATAGTGCATTCGTTTATACCATGCGGGGATAGAAACCCTGTCAAAGCCCCTCGCAACCTTGCAGTTTTGACGGGGAAAATAACCTCTCCTCTGTATGAGTGGAATTAATCACGTTGTTGCTGTATGGAAGGCGTGACGGTGTGGGGTCAACACAACACCCTCGTGGATTGGATCCTATGGATCCTATAGGGGGTCAAATATCTAGTAACCGAACATAGCCTTAGACTGATCAtaaggagtaacttagactagtaacgtgcatatgttactagtctatgttactatcatcataatgggtagtaacatatagaTGGTAACCTCCCTTGGCCTATGGCTACGGGAGAAGCAAGGGCCGAACAACCTGCGGAGGAAGGATCTACGTACAATCTTCATTCTAACACTTTGGGAACTGTGGAAGCATCGCAATGCTATTGTGTTTGATGGAGCAACTCCTTCGATGAGTGTGCTCCTAAGTAGGGTGAGGTCCGAAGGCATGGTTTGGTTCGGAGCCGGCAAGTTTAAAGGGAATGTTGACCCTTTCTTCTGTAGTTTACATAGGTGGGCGAGTAGTGAGGAGTAAGTTGTAACGAAACCCTTGTAAAACTATGGTGGAGGCACTCttttgcctttcttctttaatatataaGAGTGTGCATATTCGAGAGAAAAATATAGATGGTAACAGCAAGTCTTCACTAATTGAGATATATactcattttacctcggggtgtgctatgttacagtaacatattatgttaggctgatcatagtgggggtaacataaccggTATCATGCATTTgagactagcaaacatgcttatgtggtaggcaattaaagaagagaggaaGGGTTAAAGTAACGTAGctagataccgtatcataataaatgttatgctactaggtgtcatgcatgacaataaataagatGATTTATGACAATAATTTATGATAGCATGCACTACGAAGATAGTATTATAAAccaatatcatatgcatgatactagtgtatgatactccccactatcaATAACCTTACCAGTTACCACAagtatctctctcctcattaactctatgccacataagcaaatttgtcttAGGAGGTGTTATGTTActatctaagttactcccactataacTAACCTTAGCGATCTAATAATGACTGATTGTTTCAGATGCGCTTTTGTTGAATTGAATTGAATAAATAAATATCTCCAAATTCCACACAGTTAATACTAATTATAAATCAGATTATTTATGAACACAATAAATCAGTTTATTTATGGAAGAAAAATAATACGATCTAGAAAGCCCTATGAAGCCCAATTAGCGTAATAACACGATCGGACCCAATTCTTTTGCCAGAATTTTAAATAAAAATTATAAAACAAATGAAGCTCCAAGATTCTGAAAAAAGCCGGGCAGAAGCCGGGTTCCGTAAAAATCCTTAGATGCGACAGAACTTTGCCGTAGAAAGCCCGACAAAGCTCTGCATAAATCAAGTTCCTCTCTCGAGAAAAAGGGATCTGGATTCTCAAAAAATAAAAGGAGAAAGAGGGATCTTTGCCGGCGCCGCCTCCTCTTGCACTCGTGCCCGCCGTGCAGTCTTGATCCGCCGGCGCACTTGCCTTCCAGCCCGCCTCTCTCCATCGAGATCCGCCCCACGTTCAGAGGTACCTCCCTCCCCGCCCGGTTCCCTTCTCCGCCTCTCTCTCCCCTGTCCAACACCTCCGTTGCCGAGTCTAGCTTGGACGAACATCAACCGAAGCTGCAGAAGGGATCCTGATTGGATTGGTTTAAGGGGGAAAACAAGACAGGTACAAAATTTTCAGCGTAGGTGTCAAATCCCCAGCAGAGTTCACGGTACCAGTAACGGAGGAGATATTATGGGTGTTTTGGAGAGCTAGTCCAGAACTGTGATGGCTTGGATCGTTGACCTTAACTAATTACTAGATTGTAATGTTCGCAATCTAAAAAAGACCAAGTCATTACTCGTTGAAAGGATTAGAGTGCATCAGCCATGATTACTGTGATAAGAAGCTTCAGTTTTCAATGGTCGCTGTGCAAAAGGAATTTTGATATTTAAGGGATGTATCTATGTAGCGCGCTGCACAACTTCAGATTTGTACACAGCTCTGAATTTGATTGCTGTGTCAACTAATTTACATTGTGCTGGAGAGCTACAGCGACTATCTTTTGTGCTCTCTTGCTAGTTTGTTGCTATGTAGTAGTACGTTGTTGTTTCAGAGCTACCTCAAATATTATTGTTTCATGCTTCTAGTATGCTAATCTTCACATAATGTTTTTCATGGCTTTGTTCTGTTTTCCTTGATGAGTATAGTGTATAGTTTTATCTGTATTGCATCATCGTTTTTCGGACTGAAGGAACTCTGAGACCGCTGGACGTGATTCGATCCCTCCTATTGGTAAGTATTTTTTCCGTCTTCCCGTTTCTTTTCATCTTTTTGTAGTCGACGATCAACCAGATCTCGTTGTGTTGTCCTTTCTTCTTTTATTACTAATAGAAGTCAGTTTCTAATGGAGTACTCGTTACTTATAGCAGTCGGTTTCCTTTGTGATTTTTCATGTGTTGGTTGCATCTCAGACCTCGACTGGGCGTTGAAGATGCATAGCAGCAGGGCAGAGGATATCACGCCTAGGGAGGTCAAGAAGAGGAGGAGAATTCACATGGCCAATGCACGAGATGGTTGCGGGGCGTCGATTCCGTATGAGATGATCATAGAGGTGCTGCAGTGGCTCCCCGTCAAATCTATCTTCCGCTTCCGGGCAGTTTGTCGCTCCTGGGAGGCGCTACTCTCCTCCGATGAATTCCGCTGCCTCCATATGGCAGCAGCTAAGGATGCAAGGCGGCGGGCACCACCACCCAAGCTGCTATACATCTCACCTACCACCACATTCGACTCCACCGCGGTCTACTCGTGCTCcttctcgccatcatcatcatctagccGCCCCAGAGATCGCGGGGACCTACTGTTCACCATCGATGGCGCCCGTGGCAACTGTGTGGAAGTAGTGACCCCCGTGCCATGCCACGGCCTCACCCTCCTCTACGACGCTGTCGGCGCAGCTTTCTACATCTGCAACGCGGCAACACGAGCTGCTACGCGTCTGCCAGCGTCCACTGAGGAACGAGCATCCAGATCCGCTGCTGGGCTGGGGTTTGATGCCCGCACAGATGAGTACAAAGTGGTGAGGTTGATCAATGGGTTGTCTTATCAGAAGGACATGGTGAGGTGTGAAGTTTACACGCCTGGAGGCCGCTTTGGAGATCGCTGGAGGCCGCCTGCCGGAGGAGTACCCTCCAGCTTGCATCAGTTTGTATATGCTGCTGTTACAAATGCGGAATTGAACAAATTACCTCCTGTGTTTGCCAACGGTTGCCTTCACTGGTTGATGAGACCTGCCTCTTTCATCACGACTCCAAGTGTTGCCATCGTGTCCTTCTCGGTGGCAGAAGAGACCTTCACATGTCTCCGGTCCCCGCCCTTCTGGGTACCAGGAGCGCCGCCAAACAGGTATGGGTTGTCCAAAGAGCAACTAGTGGAGATGGATGACCAACTATGTTTGGTCCGAGATACTCGCAACACAATCCTTTATGTTAACGTTTTGGAGATCTGGAAACTGCCAGACTATAGCTCGGGTGACTGGTTACTGAGTCATCGGATCAATTTGTCGAGCCACCTGGCAAGAGATTTACGCGAATCAGAAATTCTGAGAGTCATTGGGTGTTTTGGCATCACTTCCAGGTCGCCAAGGAAGAAGATAGTCATCACTACGAGCAAGCACAAGATTTTCGACAAGTATCAGAAAATGGTTCACACCTATGACCCTAGGTCCGAAGCTCTAGAAACCATTCTTTCAATCACGGAGACGCACTCAACTCCATATTATGGGCCCCCAAGTTCAAGGTTTAGTTTCATTCAAGACACCCTTGCTCCTGTGCATAAAACAGATGAAGAGATAGCCTTGTCATCTGAGCTGGCTAAGGTGACTGGAGAGATCCTACTCCACCTCCCAGCTAAAGCAGTGATACACTCCAAATTTGTGTGCAAGCAGTGGTTCAGATTGATTGAGAGTGACAAATTCATTCAGTCATACTTTCAGCATAAAAACATGGACAAAAGACTTAAGGTCATGCTTGTGGTCAAGGGCACTGGACAATTGGGCTTCAGTTTTGCTCCCTTGAATAAATGCCTCCAAGAAGCTCCTAGTAACAGTAGATTACTTGATACAAAGGTGGTTTGCTCCAAGCCTTGCCATGGGCTGAACTTGGTAAGCACCGAGACGTACGACTATCTCTGCAACCCATGTACAGGTTACCACATGTTCTACTCGTTGGGGCCAAGTTTGCTGCAGAGAATGCCTAAAGCAGAAGAGCATGCTTTCACAGTCGGCAATAAGAATATTGGCTTGACTTTCGACCCTTTGACTCAACAACATGTTATGGTGGCAATTTTCTATCGCCGGAAGGACTTCAAATCTCGTCAATATGACCTGAGATGCACGTTACGCTGGTGTGACTCTCGGGATCGCCCCCAACTGAGCTCGGTACCGCCTCTGCCTGTGAATGACATGCCACCGGCCTATGTGGAAGGAATGCTGTACTGGATGAGTGAACCAAGGTTGGGACAGAGCTGTGAATGGAACATTGTTTCTTTCAACCTTGCTACAAGAATTTTCAATGTCGTCCCTTGCCATTCGTGGTTTGCAAGATGGAATAGCAGAAACCATTGTCGTGCATTTGTTGTTGAGCTCGAGGGAGTGTTATGTGCTGTTCTAGCAGATCCAATGGCAGAAAAATTAGATGTATGGAAGCTAGAGCATGGCCAATGGGGCAGAGCATACACAATTCACCTGGAAGCATATCCTGAATACTCCCTTAAGACAGGTGTGGTGGTGCCATTAGCTGTTGATCGCGATCATGGGAGGATCCTGCTCAACACTGGAAGGAAAATAGGACTGTACGATCCAGTAGAGCAAGCAATTCAAAATTTGTATTCACTTGATCAGGTGCCGGTTGTCAGAAGCTGTAGTCCACACCACCATAAGTTTCTTGATATGCCTTCAACTTCATCAGCGAATAGTTTGACATGCTCCAAAGAAGACCCAGCGGCGGAGTTGAATATAATGGACTCTAAGATGATTCCTTGTGTTCCAATGTTATATGAGGAGAGCTTGGCATGTTACACCCGTGTGCCCAAAAAACAATTGCTGTGGTGATACATTTTCATTGCACCTACCCTTATATAAACTATCTATGTGTGATATCTTGCTTGCATGTTGGCGAACTGAAACACCAAGCTTTGATAATGTAATAGTATTGAACATTTTTTATTGCGAGTATATCATTTTGCTTTTGAATTATAATGACCTGTTCCTAGTGTTTTATCTTATCTACACAAATAAGAGGGTAATAATATCTGTTATCTTTGTATTATGAATATTTCTGTTTGTTGCTTGCCTGATCTGCTATTTTGCTCTACATGGGAGGTGCCATGTTTCAGTTTTTCATTGCTCCAACAAAATACTACTAGGCCGTGCTTGGATCGTTGTTTTGGAGGGATTTACGCCTGTGAAATATGCAACAGTAAATAATTATCTTGTACATGAACCGAGCCATACGGCGCATAATCGTCTGCAGTGTACGGAGTGAGTACGATACAAGGGATTGGCGTGAATCTTAGAGAGATCGAACGGTCAACATATAAGGACCACATCTGGACCCTAGAGCCGAAATGAATATTCGAAGCCTATATTTCCATTCTAATACAATCTGTGACTTTGTGAGCAACGAATCACGGTACTTCGGGCGCCACCGAACATGCAGGCTGCAGCCCAAATATTGTTCGGCTTCGTTCGCTCGGTGGCTGGCTGGTTCGATTGCCTTTTTTACACCAACCCTATCATTCAGTTGCACTAGTCCGTAAAAAGACCAGCAAGCTACTCGTTCAGAAAAAAGGCAAACTTCCGGTTTTCCATCAATTAAAAAAATTCatatattcaaaaaaatgttcgcaaGTTTTTAGAAAGATaaggattttgaaaaaaaaagttcatggacACAAGAAAATGTTTGCGAATTGGAAAAAAATGTTCTCAAGAACAAATATTGCtcataaatttaaaaaatgtttgccaaTTTGCAAAAAGTTCAGGAATTTGACAACTGTTCACAAATTGGAAAACAGTATGTGGGtctgaaaaagttcatgaattaggAAAATGGTCATGAACCCAGGAAAAATCATGAATCTAAAACATTCAGGGATTTGAAAAAGTTTGtggatttagaaaatgttcatgaacttGGGAAAAGGTCATAAATTCGAAAACAGTTCACGATTCTAAAATATTCATGAACAAAAGAAAGTTCACggacttgaaaaaagttcacaaatctgAAATACATTCATGAATTTGAAAGAAGTTTAGGGATTTGGAAAATCTTCACGAAATTGAAAAAGGCTTATGAATTTGAAAATTGGTCATGATTTTCAAaaaattcacgaatttgaaaaCAAAAGTTAATGAAATAattaaaatgaaaaagggaaagaaaaatgGAACATAAAAACGAAAACGAAaataaaacagaagaaaaaaccagAGGAGAACCGAAAGAAGTAGAGAgaattaatttttttaaaaaaaatatgaacAGAACCCGGCCAAAAACCAAAGAAAATTAGAACATGTTAATCATCTGTACGAAAAATGTAAATGATGTGTGCAACAATGTTTATCATACatagaaaaaaaatacaaaagtgAAACAATGAAAAGTAGAACATGTTCATCAT comes from Triticum aestivum cultivar Chinese Spring chromosome 5B, IWGSC CS RefSeq v2.1, whole genome shotgun sequence and encodes:
- the LOC123110210 gene encoding uncharacterized protein isoform X1, which produces MEYSLLIAVGFLCDFSCVGCISDLDWALKMHSSRAEDITPREVKKRRRIHMANARDGCGASIPYEMIIEVLQWLPVKSIFRFRAVCRSWEALLSSDEFRCLHMAAAKDARRRAPPPKLLYISPTTTFDSTAVYSCSFSPSSSSSRPRDRGDLLFTIDGARGNCVEVVTPVPCHGLTLLYDAVGAAFYICNAATRAATRLPASTEERASRSAAGLGFDARTDEYKVVRLINGLSYQKDMVRCEVYTPGGRFGDRWRPPAGGVPSSLHQFVYAAVTNAELNKLPPVFANGCLHWLMRPASFITTPSVAIVSFSVAEETFTCLRSPPFWVPGAPPNRYGLSKEQLVEMDDQLCLVRDTRNTILYVNVLEIWKLPDYSSGDWLLSHRINLSSHLARDLRESEILRVIGCFGITSRSPRKKIVITTSKHKIFDKYQKMVHTYDPRSEALETILSITETHSTPYYGPPSSRFSFIQDTLAPVHKTDEEIALSSELAKVTGEILLHLPAKAVIHSKFVCKQWFRLIESDKFIQSYFQHKNMDKRLKVMLVVKGTGQLGFSFAPLNKCLQEAPSNSRLLDTKVVCSKPCHGLNLVSTETYDYLCNPCTGYHMFYSLGPSLLQRMPKAEEHAFTVGNKNIGLTFDPLTQQHVMVAIFYRRKDFKSRQYDLRCTLRWCDSRDRPQLSSVPPLPVNDMPPAYVEGMLYWMSEPRLGQSCEWNIVSFNLATRIFNVVPCHSWFARWNSRNHCRAFVVELEGVLCAVLADPMAEKLDVWKLEHGQWGRAYTIHLEAYPEYSLKTGVVVPLAVDRDHGRILLNTGRKIGLYDPVEQAIQNLYSLDQVPVVRSCSPHHHKFLDMPSTSSANSLTCSKEDPAAELNIMDSKMIPCVPMLYEESLACYTRVPKKQLLW
- the LOC123110210 gene encoding uncharacterized protein isoform X2, with amino-acid sequence MHSSRAEDITPREVKKRRRIHMANARDGCGASIPYEMIIEVLQWLPVKSIFRFRAVCRSWEALLSSDEFRCLHMAAAKDARRRAPPPKLLYISPTTTFDSTAVYSCSFSPSSSSSRPRDRGDLLFTIDGARGNCVEVVTPVPCHGLTLLYDAVGAAFYICNAATRAATRLPASTEERASRSAAGLGFDARTDEYKVVRLINGLSYQKDMVRCEVYTPGGRFGDRWRPPAGGVPSSLHQFVYAAVTNAELNKLPPVFANGCLHWLMRPASFITTPSVAIVSFSVAEETFTCLRSPPFWVPGAPPNRYGLSKEQLVEMDDQLCLVRDTRNTILYVNVLEIWKLPDYSSGDWLLSHRINLSSHLARDLRESEILRVIGCFGITSRSPRKKIVITTSKHKIFDKYQKMVHTYDPRSEALETILSITETHSTPYYGPPSSRFSFIQDTLAPVHKTDEEIALSSELAKVTGEILLHLPAKAVIHSKFVCKQWFRLIESDKFIQSYFQHKNMDKRLKVMLVVKGTGQLGFSFAPLNKCLQEAPSNSRLLDTKVVCSKPCHGLNLVSTETYDYLCNPCTGYHMFYSLGPSLLQRMPKAEEHAFTVGNKNIGLTFDPLTQQHVMVAIFYRRKDFKSRQYDLRCTLRWCDSRDRPQLSSVPPLPVNDMPPAYVEGMLYWMSEPRLGQSCEWNIVSFNLATRIFNVVPCHSWFARWNSRNHCRAFVVELEGVLCAVLADPMAEKLDVWKLEHGQWGRAYTIHLEAYPEYSLKTGVVVPLAVDRDHGRILLNTGRKIGLYDPVEQAIQNLYSLDQVPVVRSCSPHHHKFLDMPSTSSANSLTCSKEDPAAELNIMDSKMIPCVPMLYEESLACYTRVPKKQLLW